In one Aromatoleum aromaticum EbN1 genomic region, the following are encoded:
- a CDS encoding DUF2889 domain-containing protein, which translates to MLGESERELVHTRQITCRAYRRKDGLYEVEATVADEKAQEMIFRSREPIRPGELIHHMTIAFLIDGDFTILDVEARMMAVPWPVCPEAAEGYRRLIGLHIGPGFGRQVRERVGGTQGCAHLTDLITQVGNTYTQASWPDRVARQIAIDPDPRRWPDARAVAFVGECLAWRRDGETLRGEYPELAGE; encoded by the coding sequence ATGCTTGGGGAAAGCGAGCGCGAACTCGTGCATACGCGACAGATCACCTGCCGCGCCTATCGCCGCAAGGACGGCCTGTATGAAGTCGAAGCGACGGTCGCGGACGAGAAGGCGCAGGAGATGATTTTTCGCTCGCGCGAGCCGATCCGTCCCGGCGAACTGATCCATCACATGACGATCGCGTTCCTGATCGACGGGGATTTCACGATCCTCGACGTCGAGGCGCGGATGATGGCGGTGCCGTGGCCGGTGTGTCCGGAAGCCGCTGAGGGTTATCGTCGCCTCATCGGGCTCCACATCGGGCCCGGATTCGGCCGGCAGGTCCGCGAGCGCGTCGGCGGGACGCAAGGATGTGCGCATCTGACCGACCTCATCACCCAGGTCGGTAACACCTACACGCAGGCTTCCTGGCCGGACCGCGTCGCCCGCCAGATCGCCATCGACCCCGACCCGCGACGCTGGCCGGATGCGCGTGCCGTCGCCTTCGTCGGCGAGTGCCTCGCATGGCGGCGCGACGGGGAGACGCTGCGCGGCGAATATCCGGAACTCGCCGGCGAGTGA
- the mnhG gene encoding monovalent cation/H(+) antiporter subunit G, which yields MNAMNVPLWAALPAAALLVVGGLLTLVGSLGLLRLQDFHARIHAPTMGSTLGTGCILLASILVSSVLAQRPVVHELLITVFVVLTSPVTAMLLMRASIYRRRG from the coding sequence ATGAACGCGATGAACGTGCCGTTGTGGGCGGCGCTCCCCGCGGCAGCGCTGCTGGTGGTCGGAGGCCTGTTGACGCTCGTCGGTTCGCTCGGACTGCTGCGGCTGCAAGATTTCCACGCCCGCATCCACGCGCCGACGATGGGCAGCACGTTGGGCACCGGCTGCATCCTGCTTGCCTCGATCCTGGTTTCGTCGGTGCTCGCGCAACGGCCGGTGGTCCATGAGTTGCTGATCACAGTGTTCGTCGTCCTCACGTCGCCGGTGACCGCGATGCTGCTGATGCGTGCCTCGATCTACCGCCGCCGCGGTTGA
- a CDS encoding K+/H+ antiporter subunit F, producing MNNVLPWAVYFALMCVSVAMGCAALRLLRGPQAQDRVLALDTLYINGMLVVLTLGIGFGSSIYFDIALLIALFGFVGATAMAKFLLRGEVIEP from the coding sequence ATGAACAATGTCCTTCCGTGGGCCGTGTACTTCGCCCTGATGTGCGTTTCGGTCGCGATGGGATGCGCCGCGCTCCGCCTGCTGCGCGGCCCGCAGGCGCAGGACCGGGTGCTCGCCCTCGACACGTTGTACATCAACGGCATGCTCGTCGTGCTCACGCTGGGGATCGGCTTCGGCTCGAGCATCTACTTCGACATCGCGCTGCTGATCGCGCTGTTCGGCTTCGTCGGCGCCACCGCGATGGCCAAGTTCCTGCTCCGCGGCGAGGTCATCGAGCCATGA
- a CDS encoding Na+/H+ antiporter subunit E: MKRRLPTLPIFLLVMWLSLNDSLAPGQIALGVLFAGLVTLAVAALRPVSAWPRRFDVAVFLFFDVLVDIIRSNIAVGSIIVGASKRQPHIGFMKIPLELRDPHGLAVLAMIITACPGSVWAGYDRESNVLTLHILDLQDEAAWIRTVKQRYERPLMEIFE; the protein is encoded by the coding sequence ATGAAGCGCAGACTGCCGACTCTGCCGATCTTCCTGCTGGTGATGTGGCTGTCCCTCAACGACAGCCTCGCGCCGGGGCAGATCGCGCTCGGCGTGTTGTTCGCGGGCCTGGTCACGCTCGCCGTCGCGGCCCTGCGCCCGGTGTCCGCGTGGCCGCGGCGCTTCGACGTCGCAGTCTTCCTGTTCTTCGACGTCCTCGTCGATATCATCCGCTCCAACATTGCAGTCGGCAGCATCATCGTGGGCGCGTCGAAGCGGCAGCCGCACATCGGTTTCATGAAGATTCCGCTCGAACTGCGCGATCCGCACGGACTCGCCGTGCTGGCGATGATCATCACCGCCTGTCCAGGCTCCGTCTGGGCCGGATACGACAGGGAGAGCAACGTGTTGACGCTGCATATCCTCGACCTGCAGGACGAAGCCGCGTGGATACGAACGGTCAAGCAGCGCTACGAACGACCTCTGATGGAGATCTTCGAATGA
- a CDS encoding monovalent cation/H+ antiporter subunit D yields MSGWLQHLPILPVVLPLFAGAAMLLFSETRRRARTILALASTIAQLVVAIMLLGMSGGLIAAPWSGEVGVYALSDWAAPFGIVLVVDRLSAIMLTLGVTLGLATLVYSLARWERAGTHFLPLSQFLLMGISGAFLTGDLFNLFVFFEVLLAASYGLVLHGSGATRVKAGLHYIVVNLVASLLFLVAASLIYGVTGTLNMAELALRIPLLTGDERALVDAAAALLGVVFLVKAGAWPLNFWLVAAYGAAAAPVAGVFAILTKVGVYGLLRFETLLGDAAPAPFGGEWMFYTGLATIATGTLGMLAAQQLDRLAGCTVIVSSGTLLTAFGFDGYALTGPGLFYLVSSVLASGAFFMVIEMAERGRAIAADLLAVSFEAFGLQDPQDPRQIESVVGFPIPAAMAFLGLAFVLCAVLLTGLPPLSGFVGKFTLLVAAIAFEPGPGSNAPHPGLFIAALLISGFAGVVALSRIGVRIFWSTERSVPRLQWIEAVPVTALLLLCVALAGGAGPAMTYFNATARYLEGSGYVEAVLPAATEGFGR; encoded by the coding sequence GTGAGCGGCTGGCTGCAGCATCTGCCGATCCTGCCGGTCGTCCTGCCGCTGTTCGCGGGAGCGGCGATGCTGCTGTTCAGCGAAACGCGGCGGCGCGCGCGCACGATTCTCGCGCTGGCATCGACGATCGCGCAGCTGGTCGTCGCGATCATGCTGCTGGGGATGAGCGGCGGCCTGATCGCCGCGCCGTGGAGCGGCGAGGTCGGCGTTTATGCGCTCAGCGACTGGGCCGCGCCGTTCGGTATCGTGCTGGTCGTCGACCGCCTGTCGGCGATCATGCTCACGCTGGGCGTGACGCTGGGACTCGCGACGCTTGTATATTCGCTCGCGCGGTGGGAGCGCGCCGGCACGCATTTTCTGCCGCTTTCTCAGTTCCTGCTGATGGGGATCAGCGGCGCCTTCCTGACCGGGGATCTGTTCAACCTGTTCGTCTTTTTCGAAGTGCTGCTCGCCGCGTCGTACGGGCTCGTCCTGCACGGTTCGGGCGCGACGCGGGTGAAGGCCGGGCTGCATTACATCGTCGTCAATCTCGTCGCGTCGCTGCTTTTCCTGGTCGCGGCGTCCCTCATCTACGGTGTCACCGGCACGCTCAACATGGCCGAACTGGCGTTGCGCATCCCGCTCCTCACAGGAGACGAACGGGCGCTGGTGGATGCGGCCGCGGCGCTGCTAGGCGTCGTGTTCCTCGTCAAGGCGGGTGCGTGGCCGCTGAACTTCTGGCTGGTCGCCGCCTACGGCGCGGCGGCTGCGCCGGTGGCGGGCGTGTTCGCGATCCTGACGAAAGTCGGCGTCTATGGGCTGCTGCGCTTCGAAACGCTGCTCGGCGACGCCGCGCCGGCTCCGTTCGGCGGGGAATGGATGTTCTACACCGGCCTCGCGACGATCGCGACCGGGACGCTCGGAATGCTCGCCGCGCAGCAGCTGGACCGCCTCGCCGGCTGCACGGTGATCGTCTCGTCGGGAACGCTGCTGACGGCATTCGGCTTCGACGGCTACGCGCTGACGGGTCCCGGCCTGTTCTATCTCGTCAGCTCGGTGCTCGCGAGCGGGGCGTTCTTCATGGTCATCGAAATGGCCGAGCGCGGCCGGGCGATCGCCGCTGACCTCCTCGCGGTCAGCTTCGAAGCCTTCGGGCTCCAGGATCCCCAGGACCCCAGACAGATCGAGAGCGTCGTCGGCTTTCCGATCCCGGCCGCGATGGCTTTCCTCGGCCTGGCGTTCGTCTTGTGCGCGGTCCTGCTGACAGGGTTGCCGCCGCTGTCGGGGTTCGTCGGGAAGTTCACGCTGCTCGTCGCGGCAATCGCTTTCGAACCGGGACCCGGCTCCAACGCCCCGCACCCCGGGCTGTTCATTGCCGCGCTGCTGATTTCCGGTTTCGCCGGCGTGGTCGCATTGTCGCGCATCGGGGTACGCATTTTCTGGAGCACCGAGCGCAGCGTGCCGCGGCTGCAATGGATCGAAGCCGTTCCCGTCACCGCGCTGCTGCTGCTGTGCGTCGCGCTCGCGGGAGGCGCCGGGCCGGCAATGACGTATTTCAACGCGACCGCCCGATACCTCGAAGGCAGTGGCTACGTGGAAGCAGTGCTGCCGGCGGCGACGGAAGGTTTTGGGCGATGA
- a CDS encoding Na+/H+ antiporter subunit C, whose product MEIVLALAIGIMGGSGVYLLLRPRTYQLIIGLSLLAYAVNLFIFGMGRLNLGRAPVIAPSHGSNPAFYADPVPQALVLTAIVIGFATTALFLVVLLASRGLTGTDHVDGREPEQE is encoded by the coding sequence ATGGAAATCGTCCTTGCGCTGGCGATCGGGATCATGGGCGGCTCGGGCGTGTACCTGCTGCTGCGCCCCCGCACCTACCAGCTCATCATCGGCCTGTCGCTGCTGGCCTACGCGGTGAACCTGTTCATCTTCGGCATGGGACGACTCAATCTCGGCCGTGCACCGGTGATCGCGCCGTCCCACGGCAGCAACCCCGCGTTTTACGCCGATCCGGTGCCGCAGGCGCTGGTGCTCACTGCGATCGTCATCGGTTTCGCGACGACCGCACTGTTCCTCGTCGTGCTGCTTGCCTCGCGCGGGCTGACGGGCACCGACCATGTCGACGGAAGGGAGCCGGAGCAGGAATGA
- a CDS encoding monovalent cation/H+ antiporter subunit A: MTLLLIILLPFAGSLCAAFLPSNARNAEAWLAGLVALATTLLTASLYPQVADGGVVRASLPWAPELGLSFSLRLDGFAWLFAMLVAAMGTLVVVYARYYMSPADPVPRFFSFFLAFMGAMLGVVLSGNLIQMTMFWELTSLASFMLIAYWHHRVDARRGARMALTVTAAGGLSLLGGVLLLGHMAGSYDLDVVLDSGAVIRSHPWYPAALTLIAFGALTKSAQFPFHFWLPHAMAAPTPVSAYLHSATMVKAGVFLLARLWPVLSGTDAWFWIVGGAGLFSLVIGAYLALFQEDMKGVLAYSTISHLGLITLLLGMNTQLALVAAVFHIVNHAAFKASLFMAAGIVDHETGTRNLKRLSGLYRAMPLTATLAFVAAASMAGVPLLNGFLSKEMFFSETVFLQRPDVQRIGLPLAATVAGMFSVAYSLRFIDEVFLGPKATDLPRAPHEPTRWMLLPSALLVLMCLLVGVFPAHTVGPFLKTATTAILGADAPAYSLAVWHGFNLPVLMSFGALAGGILLTILLRRYPGIRAPLLGRFDGKRAFDVAQTGIMSGSERVLRALSSRRLQTQLLLVVGVAVVGALYPALTAGWSWGTRPILPPHPAFVLMWVIGAACAVAAAWQAKHHRFAALILSGGAGLATSLTFVWFSAPDLALTQLTVEVVTAVLILLGLRWLPRRDERFRMGERVPLSTHVRRARDTLVAAAAGLGLAGLAYAILTRPPTDGGISPFFVERALPDGGGLNVVNVILVDFRGFDTFGEITVLGIVALTVYALLRRFRPAPESVALPRQQSEQDGPDGDSEERLPDPGAPLPDGYLMLPAVIVRLLLPLATLVSLFFLLRGHNAPGGGFVGGLVLATAVILQYIVGGTVWVESRLRIHPQYWIAFGLLGAGIAGAGAWFAAEPFLSNQSWHGKLPLLGEIHLSTVLLFDLGVYLLVVGATVLMLVAIAHQSLRSHHRKAMLARGGFV; the protein is encoded by the coding sequence ATGACTCTGCTCCTGATCATACTGCTGCCGTTCGCCGGCAGCCTGTGCGCCGCCTTCCTCCCGTCGAACGCCCGAAACGCCGAAGCATGGCTCGCCGGGCTGGTTGCGCTCGCGACGACCCTGCTGACTGCGAGCCTGTACCCGCAGGTCGCCGACGGAGGCGTCGTGCGTGCGTCGCTGCCGTGGGCCCCGGAACTCGGCCTGAGCTTCTCGCTGCGGCTCGACGGCTTCGCGTGGCTGTTCGCGATGCTGGTCGCCGCGATGGGGACCCTCGTCGTCGTATATGCGCGCTATTACATGTCGCCGGCCGATCCGGTGCCGCGGTTCTTCTCCTTTTTTCTCGCATTCATGGGCGCGATGCTCGGCGTGGTACTGTCGGGCAACCTGATCCAGATGACGATGTTCTGGGAGCTGACGAGCCTCGCCTCGTTCATGCTGATCGCGTACTGGCACCACCGCGTGGATGCTCGCCGGGGCGCGCGCATGGCGCTCACCGTCACGGCAGCGGGCGGACTTTCGCTGCTTGGCGGCGTGCTCCTGCTCGGCCATATGGCGGGAAGCTACGATCTGGATGTCGTGCTGGATTCGGGGGCGGTGATCCGTTCGCATCCCTGGTATCCGGCGGCGCTCACGCTGATCGCGTTCGGCGCGCTGACGAAGAGCGCGCAGTTTCCGTTCCATTTCTGGCTGCCGCACGCGATGGCGGCGCCGACGCCGGTTTCGGCCTATCTGCACTCGGCGACGATGGTCAAGGCCGGAGTGTTCCTGCTGGCGCGGCTGTGGCCCGTGCTCTCGGGGACCGACGCATGGTTCTGGATCGTCGGCGGCGCCGGCTTGTTCTCGCTGGTGATCGGCGCCTATCTGGCGCTGTTCCAGGAAGACATGAAGGGCGTGCTCGCGTACTCGACGATCAGCCATCTCGGCCTCATCACGCTGCTCCTCGGGATGAACACGCAACTGGCGCTGGTCGCAGCAGTGTTCCACATCGTCAATCACGCCGCGTTCAAGGCTTCGCTGTTCATGGCGGCCGGCATCGTCGACCACGAGACGGGCACGCGAAACCTGAAACGTCTGTCCGGTCTTTACCGCGCAATGCCGCTCACGGCGACGCTGGCGTTCGTCGCTGCCGCGTCGATGGCCGGCGTGCCGCTGCTCAACGGCTTCCTGTCGAAGGAGATGTTCTTCTCCGAAACCGTCTTCCTGCAGCGCCCCGACGTGCAGCGGATCGGGCTGCCGCTCGCGGCAACGGTCGCAGGGATGTTCAGCGTCGCCTATTCGCTGCGCTTCATCGACGAAGTCTTCCTCGGCCCGAAGGCGACCGACCTGCCGCGCGCGCCGCACGAACCGACGCGCTGGATGCTGCTGCCGAGCGCGCTGCTGGTGCTGATGTGCCTGCTGGTCGGCGTTTTCCCGGCGCACACTGTCGGTCCGTTCCTGAAGACGGCGACGACGGCGATCCTCGGCGCCGATGCGCCCGCCTACAGCCTGGCGGTGTGGCACGGGTTCAACCTGCCCGTGCTGATGAGCTTCGGCGCGCTCGCCGGCGGAATCCTGCTGACCATTCTGCTGCGGCGCTATCCGGGGATCCGCGCGCCGCTCCTCGGCCGTTTCGATGGCAAGCGGGCGTTCGATGTGGCGCAGACCGGAATCATGTCGGGTTCCGAGCGTGTGCTGCGTGCGTTGTCCTCGCGCCGCCTGCAGACGCAGTTGTTGCTGGTGGTCGGGGTCGCGGTCGTCGGGGCGCTTTATCCGGCGCTGACCGCAGGGTGGTCGTGGGGCACGCGTCCGATCCTTCCTCCCCACCCGGCTTTCGTGCTGATGTGGGTCATCGGCGCGGCGTGCGCCGTCGCCGCCGCGTGGCAGGCCAAGCATCACCGTTTCGCGGCGCTGATCCTGTCCGGGGGCGCCGGGCTTGCGACGAGCCTGACCTTCGTCTGGTTCTCCGCGCCCGATCTCGCGCTCACGCAACTCACCGTCGAGGTCGTCACTGCAGTGCTGATTCTGCTCGGGCTGCGGTGGTTACCGCGGCGCGACGAGCGTTTCCGGATGGGGGAGCGGGTGCCGCTGAGCACGCACGTACGGCGTGCCCGGGACACCCTCGTCGCAGCCGCAGCGGGACTCGGACTCGCCGGTCTAGCCTATGCCATCCTGACACGCCCTCCGACCGACGGTGGCATCTCGCCGTTCTTCGTCGAACGGGCGCTGCCGGACGGCGGCGGCCTGAACGTCGTGAACGTGATCCTCGTCGACTTCCGGGGGTTCGACACCTTCGGCGAAATCACCGTGCTCGGGATCGTCGCGCTGACCGTGTATGCGCTCCTGCGCCGGTTCCGCCCGGCGCCCGAGAGCGTCGCGCTGCCGCGCCAGCAAAGCGAGCAGGACGGACCGGACGGAGACAGTGAAGAGCGGCTGCCGGACCCCGGCGCGCCGCTGCCGGACGGTTACCTGATGCTGCCGGCGGTGATCGTGCGACTGCTCCTGCCGCTGGCGACGCTGGTGTCGCTGTTCTTCCTGTTGCGCGGGCACAATGCGCCGGGCGGCGGCTTCGTCGGCGGGCTCGTGCTCGCGACCGCAGTGATCCTGCAGTACATCGTCGGCGGCACGGTATGGGTGGAGTCGCGGCTGCGCATCCATCCCCAATACTGGATTGCGTTCGGGCTGCTCGGGGCCGGGATTGCCGGGGCCGGCGCGTGGTTCGCCGCCGAGCCGTTCCTGTCGAACCAGTCGTGGCACGGCAAGCTGCCCCTGCTCGGTGAAATCCATCTGTCGACAGTGCTGCTGTTCGATCTCGGGGTCTACCTGCTCGTCGTCGGGGCGACAGTGCTGATGCTGGTCGCGATCGCGCACCAGTCGCTGCGCAGCCATCACCGCAAGGCGATGCTTGCTCGCGGAGGGTTCGTCTGA
- a CDS encoding IS110 family transposase, whose protein sequence is MAMRKRNEEVFPNAAGIDVGASSHWVAVPPHVAEDSVREFGTMTDDLNGMADWLLACGVDTVALESTGVYWIPVHEVLEQRGLKVWLVDARQLKYVPGRKSDVQDCQWLQKLMSLGLLRAAWRPAGEVCVVRAIVRQREVLLTEQARWVQRMQKALVQMNLQLTEVLSDIMGMTGEAIIRAIVAGERDPQVLARLRHRRVKASSEDVVKALTGNWREEHLFVLGQALAMYDDIARRLTECDAKLQTLLAERGQTQLDLGQAPRSGSKLATAFGLRQALANWAGVDLTRINGLGVTVVMKLLSEIGPDLSRFASVKHFCSWLGLCPGTKISGGKVLASSTKRSANRARHALKMAAMTLSHSNSALGAFYHRLCARMDKPRANTAVAHKLARLVYFMLTRGEQFVDQGQQRYEEQQRQRSIAALKRRAAAFGFQLQPTAVAA, encoded by the coding sequence ATGGCAATGCGCAAGCGAAACGAGGAAGTCTTTCCCAATGCGGCGGGGATTGATGTCGGCGCATCGAGTCACTGGGTGGCGGTGCCGCCGCATGTGGCCGAGGATTCGGTGCGCGAATTCGGGACGATGACCGACGACTTGAACGGGATGGCCGACTGGCTGCTGGCCTGTGGTGTCGATACCGTGGCGCTGGAATCGACCGGGGTGTACTGGATTCCGGTGCATGAGGTGCTGGAACAGCGCGGGCTGAAGGTCTGGCTGGTCGATGCGCGGCAGTTGAAATACGTGCCCGGCCGCAAGAGCGACGTGCAGGATTGCCAGTGGCTGCAGAAACTCATGAGCCTCGGGTTGCTGCGCGCCGCCTGGCGTCCGGCGGGCGAGGTATGCGTCGTGCGCGCGATCGTGCGCCAACGCGAGGTCCTCCTGACCGAGCAGGCGCGCTGGGTGCAGCGCATGCAGAAGGCGCTCGTGCAGATGAACCTCCAGCTGACCGAAGTGCTCAGCGACATCATGGGCATGACCGGGGAGGCGATCATCCGCGCCATTGTCGCCGGCGAGCGCGATCCGCAGGTGCTGGCTCGGCTTCGCCATCGTCGGGTCAAGGCCAGCTCCGAGGACGTGGTCAAGGCACTGACCGGCAACTGGCGCGAGGAACATCTGTTCGTGCTCGGCCAGGCGCTAGCGATGTACGACGACATTGCGCGTCGCCTCACCGAGTGCGATGCCAAGCTGCAGACGCTGCTGGCCGAACGCGGTCAAACCCAGCTTGATCTCGGCCAAGCGCCGCGCAGCGGCAGCAAACTGGCGACGGCATTCGGCCTTCGTCAAGCCTTGGCTAACTGGGCCGGCGTCGATCTGACGCGCATCAATGGCCTGGGCGTCACCGTTGTCATGAAGCTCCTGTCGGAGATCGGGCCCGATCTGAGTCGCTTTGCCAGCGTCAAGCACTTCTGCTCCTGGCTCGGGCTTTGTCCGGGCACCAAGATCAGCGGCGGCAAGGTGCTCGCGTCCAGCACCAAGCGCTCAGCCAATCGGGCGCGGCATGCGCTGAAGATGGCGGCCATGACGCTCTCGCACAGCAACTCAGCCCTCGGCGCCTTCTACCACCGGCTGTGCGCACGCATGGACAAACCCCGCGCCAATACCGCTGTCGCCCACAAACTGGCCCGCCTGGTCTACTTCATGCTCACGCGCGGCGAACAATTCGTCGATCAGGGGCAACAACGTTACGAGGAACAGCAGCGGCAACGTAGTATCGCCGCCCTCAAGCGCCGCGCCGCTGCCTTCGGGTTTCAACTTCAACCGACCGCGGTGGCCGCATGA
- the tnpA gene encoding IS200/IS605-like element ISAzo20 family transposase, whose protein sequence is MKEYQSLSHTRWDCKYHVVFIPKRRKKKLFGALRRHLGEMLHELAAHKESKIVEGHLMGDHVHMCLSIPPKYAVSNVVGYLKGKSAIQIARRFGGRQKNFTGENFWARGYFVSTVGLDEAIVRAYIRAQEEEDERYDQMRLPMA, encoded by the coding sequence ATGAAAGAGTATCAGAGCCTGAGTCACACGAGATGGGACTGTAAGTATCACGTGGTGTTCATACCGAAGAGGCGCAAGAAGAAGCTGTTCGGGGCGTTACGTCGGCATCTTGGGGAGATGCTCCACGAGTTGGCGGCACACAAGGAGTCGAAGATTGTGGAGGGGCATCTGATGGGCGATCACGTGCACATGTGCCTGAGCATTCCTCCCAAGTATGCGGTCTCAAACGTGGTCGGGTATCTGAAGGGCAAGAGTGCGATCCAGATCGCGCGACGGTTCGGCGGCCGACAGAAGAACTTTACTGGCGAGAACTTCTGGGCGCGCGGCTACTTCGTTTCTACGGTTGGTCTGGACGAAGCGATCGTGCGGGCGTACATCCGCGCTCAGGAAGAGGAGGACGAGCGTTACGATCAGATGAGGCTTCCGATGGCGTAG
- a CDS encoding IS630-like element ISAzo32 family transposase — MKCKRNSDGRAIDHHSLQVMRQQAIKAVREGQTVQSVAAAFGVNVRSVFRWLADFAQGGQNALLAKPIPGRPSKVSTEEMRWLAQAVRDHTPLQYKFEFGLWTLSLIRALIIRQFGKALSIATVSRLMKGLGFSAQKPLYQAWQQDAALVRQWEAETYPAIRSEARATGATIYFADESGIRSDYHTGTTWAPRGQTPVVEVTGRRFSLNMISAVSPQGEFRFMLHEGSVTATVFREFLKRLMIGADKPVFVIVDGHPIHKAKLVRAYVDSLEGQLRLFYLPPYSPQLNPDEQVWAHVKRQVSKRLVQDKDEMKRLALGALRRIQRLPSLVKSFFLQPECQYALI; from the coding sequence ATGAAATGCAAACGGAACTCGGACGGTCGTGCGATCGACCACCACTCGCTTCAGGTGATGCGCCAGCAGGCGATCAAGGCGGTTCGGGAAGGCCAGACGGTGCAAAGCGTAGCGGCCGCCTTCGGCGTGAATGTGCGCAGCGTCTTTCGGTGGCTGGCCGACTTCGCCCAGGGCGGGCAAAACGCGTTGCTCGCCAAGCCGATTCCCGGGCGCCCGTCGAAAGTGAGCACGGAGGAGATGCGCTGGCTCGCGCAGGCGGTGCGGGACCACACGCCGCTGCAGTACAAGTTCGAGTTCGGGCTGTGGACGCTGTCGCTGATCCGCGCGCTGATCATTCGGCAGTTCGGCAAGGCGCTGTCGATCGCCACGGTCAGCCGGCTCATGAAAGGACTCGGCTTCAGCGCGCAGAAGCCGCTCTACCAAGCCTGGCAACAGGACGCCGCGCTGGTGCGGCAATGGGAGGCGGAAACCTATCCGGCGATCCGCTCCGAAGCGCGTGCGACAGGCGCGACGATCTACTTCGCCGACGAGTCGGGCATCCGTTCCGACTACCACACCGGCACGACGTGGGCGCCGCGTGGGCAGACGCCGGTGGTCGAAGTGACCGGCCGGCGCTTCTCGCTGAACATGATCTCGGCGGTGAGCCCGCAGGGCGAATTTCGCTTCATGCTGCACGAAGGCTCGGTCACCGCCACGGTGTTTCGCGAGTTCCTCAAGCGGTTGATGATCGGCGCCGACAAACCGGTCTTCGTCATCGTCGACGGCCACCCCATTCACAAGGCCAAGTTGGTTCGGGCCTACGTCGACAGCCTCGAAGGCCAACTCAGGCTCTTCTACCTGCCGCCGTACTCGCCGCAACTGAACCCCGACGAACAGGTCTGGGCGCACGTGAAGCGTCAGGTCTCGAAGCGCCTGGTGCAGGACAAGGACGAAATGAAGCGCCTGGCCTTGGGCGCGCTGCGCCGGATTCAACGACTGCCCAGCCTCGTCAAATCGTTCTTCCTTCAGCCCGAGTGCCAGTACGCCCTTATCTGA
- a CDS encoding IS5-like element ISAzo23 family transposase has product MSRKPYPSDVSEEEWHFVAPYLTLMTEQAPQRSYPLREVFNALRWLARAGAPWRLLPNDFPPWQMVYQQFRRWNDAGCFEAMVSDMRSIIRVGDGRKAQPSAVILDGRTLQSSCESGPRAGYDGYKRRRGSKVHMAVDTLGQLIALTVTPANEQERAQVKDLCEAVQQATGETVKVAWADQGYTGDEARKAAKAAGIDLQIVKLPEAKKGFVLLPRRWVVERSFGWLSRFRRLSRDFERMPQVLAGLHFVVFCILMLPKAAFWLALEASS; this is encoded by the coding sequence GTGAGCAGAAAACCCTACCCGAGCGATGTCAGTGAAGAGGAGTGGCATTTCGTGGCGCCGTATCTGACGCTGATGACCGAGCAGGCGCCGCAGCGCAGCTACCCCTTGCGCGAAGTGTTCAACGCGTTGCGCTGGCTGGCTCGGGCCGGCGCGCCATGGCGACTCTTGCCGAATGATTTTCCGCCCTGGCAGATGGTGTATCAGCAGTTTCGCCGCTGGAACGATGCGGGCTGTTTCGAGGCGATGGTGAGCGACATGCGTTCGATCATCCGAGTCGGCGACGGTCGCAAGGCCCAGCCCAGTGCCGTGATCCTCGATGGGCGAACGCTGCAAAGCAGCTGCGAAAGCGGGCCGCGGGCCGGCTACGACGGCTACAAGCGGCGTCGGGGCAGCAAAGTACATATGGCCGTGGATACGCTGGGGCAACTCATTGCGCTGACCGTCACGCCGGCCAATGAACAGGAGCGCGCGCAGGTCAAGGACCTGTGCGAGGCGGTGCAGCAAGCCACGGGCGAAACGGTCAAAGTGGCGTGGGCCGACCAGGGCTACACGGGCGACGAAGCTCGGAAAGCGGCCAAGGCGGCGGGTATCGATCTTCAAATCGTCAAACTTCCCGAGGCGAAGAAGGGATTTGTATTGCTGCCCCGGCGCTGGGTCGTCGAGCGCAGTTTCGGGTGGCTGTCCCGATTCAGACGACTGAGTCGGGATTTCGAGCGGATGCCGCAAGTGCTGGCCGGATTGCATTTCGTCGTCTTCTGCATCCTCATGCTGCCCAAGGCCGCGTTCTGGCTGGCACTGGAAGCAAGTTCATAA